The [Bacillus] selenitireducens MLS10 genome includes a region encoding these proteins:
- the sdhB gene encoding succinate dehydrogenase iron-sulfur subunit, whose product MTAKTVHVVITRQDGPFSEPYEEAFRVPWRPSMNVISALMEIRRNPVNQDGVETTPVQWESVCLEEVCGACSMLVNGKPRQACSTLIDSLEQPVRLAPLKTFPCERDLMVDRQRMFDALQKVKAWIEIDGTYDMGEGPRMPESERRWAYELSKCMTCGLCFEACPNVHDRSTFIGPAPLSQVRLFNTHPTGSMQANERLEAIMTEGGLTSCGNAANCAEVCPKEIPLTHSIAQLNKKATVYSFKRFFFQ is encoded by the coding sequence ATGACGGCAAAAACAGTACACGTAGTCATTACACGGCAGGATGGCCCTTTTTCAGAGCCCTATGAGGAAGCATTTCGTGTCCCGTGGCGTCCGAGTATGAATGTGATATCCGCGTTAATGGAGATCAGACGAAACCCGGTGAATCAGGATGGGGTGGAGACGACGCCGGTTCAGTGGGAATCCGTCTGTCTTGAAGAAGTCTGCGGGGCATGCTCGATGCTCGTTAATGGGAAGCCGCGTCAGGCATGCTCAACACTGATCGACTCGCTGGAACAGCCGGTCAGGCTTGCCCCTTTAAAGACGTTTCCATGTGAACGCGACTTAATGGTTGACAGGCAAAGGATGTTTGATGCCCTTCAGAAGGTGAAAGCGTGGATTGAAATTGACGGCACGTACGATATGGGAGAAGGTCCGAGAATGCCTGAATCAGAGCGGCGCTGGGCCTACGAGCTGAGTAAGTGCATGACGTGCGGTCTCTGTTTTGAGGCATGCCCAAATGTTCATGACCGTTCCACCTTTATCGGACCGGCGCCTCTTTCACAGGTGAGGCTCTTTAATACGCACCCGACAGGCAGTATGCAGGCCAATGAACGTCTTGAGGCGATCATGACTGAGGGAGGACTGACGTCTTGCGGGAACGCGGCGAACTGTGCCGAGGTCTGCCCGAAAGAGATCCCGCTGACCCATTCCATTGCTCAACTGAACAAAAAGGCAACCGTCTATTCATTTAAACGTTTCTTTTTCCAATAA
- a CDS encoding MarR family winged helix-turn-helix transcriptional regulator, whose protein sequence is MSISDKQLVLEEQLSFILYLCSKETIKRYKSYLDPLGITYTQYLALLVLWNENGVTVNELSRKLYLDSGTLTPLMKKLQTKELVERLRDPEDERVVRLFLTEKGQQLKEQVRHIPGEILDSTGVPAEEASEILETLKSVLERTTNTSFGTDETK, encoded by the coding sequence ATGAGCATCAGTGACAAACAGTTAGTTTTGGAAGAGCAGCTCAGCTTTATTCTGTATCTTTGTTCGAAAGAAACGATCAAACGGTATAAATCCTATCTGGATCCGCTGGGAATCACCTACACACAGTATCTCGCCCTTCTTGTGCTTTGGAATGAAAATGGCGTCACCGTGAACGAACTGAGTCGAAAACTGTACTTGGATTCGGGGACACTGACGCCCTTAATGAAAAAACTTCAGACAAAAGAACTCGTTGAAAGACTCCGGGATCCTGAGGATGAGCGAGTGGTTCGTCTGTTTCTGACAGAGAAAGGGCAGCAATTGAAAGAACAGGTGCGGCATATACCCGGTGAGATTCTTGACAGTACCGGCGTACCCGCAGAAGAAGCTTCAGAGATCTTGGAGACGCTGAAATCGGTGCTCGAAAGAACGACCAATACCAGCTTTGGAACAGATGAAACAAAGTGA
- a CDS encoding DUF5692 family protein yields MFFFEAIPWYNAVMWFVVFFALIGLNELARASKWASIGLFIALPLLLTPYWLWMGDTGVTSWFTWVKVYSALAGSIIYMVIRFTDYHKKHPWYLVLVPAILAINIFEAVIREFQVGIAGFDGMVDGMMYISGGWNYVNGVAGILNLLLICGWVGIFATQGKKKDMVWPDQTRLWIIAYGVWNIAYVYACAPGNAFYSGVALNIAATVPALLWAKGTWMQNRAQTLSFWMMWVMTFPYFFAIGSTFNVSVSYNPAANWTLALLSLTLNVVLAVWQIARIVKRRKHPLKDELWTDTQEYQEIKARENEGTKISDNHIQNVPKRKAE; encoded by the coding sequence ATGTTTTTCTTCGAAGCAATTCCCTGGTATAACGCGGTTATGTGGTTTGTGGTGTTTTTTGCGCTAATTGGATTGAATGAACTTGCACGGGCCAGTAAATGGGCAAGTATTGGCCTGTTCATTGCTTTGCCGCTGTTGTTGACGCCTTATTGGCTATGGATGGGGGATACGGGTGTTACCTCCTGGTTTACATGGGTCAAAGTATATTCGGCCCTCGCAGGAAGTATTATCTACATGGTGATCCGATTTACCGATTATCACAAGAAGCATCCGTGGTATCTCGTGCTTGTTCCTGCAATTCTTGCCATTAACATTTTTGAAGCGGTGATACGGGAATTTCAGGTAGGGATCGCAGGATTTGATGGTATGGTCGACGGCATGATGTATATTTCCGGCGGATGGAACTATGTAAATGGTGTTGCCGGCATTTTGAACCTGCTGCTGATCTGCGGCTGGGTGGGGATCTTTGCGACCCAGGGAAAAAAGAAAGATATGGTTTGGCCCGATCAGACGAGACTCTGGATTATTGCATACGGGGTTTGGAATATTGCCTATGTGTATGCTTGTGCACCGGGAAATGCATTTTATTCCGGTGTGGCACTGAATATTGCAGCAACGGTCCCGGCGTTGTTGTGGGCAAAAGGTACCTGGATGCAAAACCGGGCCCAGACATTGTCGTTCTGGATGATGTGGGTGATGACATTCCCTTATTTCTTTGCCATTGGCAGCACCTTCAACGTCAGTGTCAGTTATAATCCTGCAGCAAACTGGACACTGGCGCTTCTCAGTCTTACGTTAAACGTCGTTTTGGCAGTATGGCAGATTGCGCGTATTGTAAAACGCCGGAAACATCCGTTGAAAGACGAGCTGTGGACGGATACGCAGGAGTATCAGGAAATCAAAGCACGTGAAAACGAAGGAACAAAAATTTCAGATAACCATATTCAGAATGTTCCTAAACGAAAAGCAGAATAG